In a single window of the Antedon mediterranea chromosome 1, ecAntMedi1.1, whole genome shotgun sequence genome:
- the LOC140043511 gene encoding uncharacterized protein, producing the protein MLYNENVGCHTLGTKISCLFWADDVVLIAKDENDLEKMLSIAGIFSKKWKLNFNYDKSNVVVVGKRTNKTKQWPLVNHFIKEVDCYKYLGVNISRNFSESIHVNDVVRKGNRLIGYYIKSIINEQEDFNRIYFGNILWKTIALPSINYACAISAYSASDYKKIENIQLQMAKTLLKAPRNTPSLVLLGDLGWDSIENTHNEIKIKYFDRLINLEAHRWPKLLLHALFTLHDNNVNIKWRWLNSIKSILNNTGFNHVFSNNIPIDSAWFKSFKCVNRQMYELDWFNKSCTKPSLSLYVKLKKMPELENYLTVKTDFHGAQLKFKARSNTLQLESRLSKWDMNNTGNCMLCKDEPEDLYHFMLNCIVLQEVRISEFECLEQNLNDSGLSDLWNSLQLNNSEVILMIILGGDCSVLIPTMSINMVNKAHDILDKFCKSYLKKAWAFKQRLTLSNDFFKFFIVCKLV; encoded by the coding sequence atgttatataatgaaAATGTCGGATGTCATACTTTAGGCACAAAAATTAGCTGTCTTTTTTGGGCTGACGACGTTGTCTTGATTGCTAAAGATGAAAATGATCTGGAGAAAATGTTATCTATCGCTGGAATTTTctcaaaaaaatggaaacttaACTTTAATTATGACAAATCAAATGTTGTGGTTGTTGGTAAACGTactaataaaactaaacaatgGCCTCTTGTAAACCACTTCATCAAAGAAGTAGATTGTTACAAATACTTGGGAGTGAATATTTCAAGAAACTTCTCCGAAAGTATACATGTTAATGATGTAGTTAGAAAAGGAAATAGATTAATTGGATATTATATCAAGTCCATTATTAATGAGCAAGAAGATTTTAATAGGATTTATTTTGGTAATATCTTGTGGAAAACTATAGCACTACCTTCAATTAACTATGCATGTGCAATATCAGCTTATAGTGCCAGTGATTACAAAAAAATCGAAAACATTCAGCTACAAATGGCTAAAACACTACTAAAAGCACCGAGGAACACGCCATCATTGGTTCTGTTGGGTGACTTAGGATGGGATAGCATTGAAAATACccataatgaaataaaaattaaatattttgacaGGCTTATCAACTTAGAAGCCCATCGTTGGCCAAAGCTGCTGTTGCATGCATTATTTACCTTGCATGAcaataatgttaatataaaatgGCGATGGTTAAACTCAATTAAAAGTATTCTGAATAATACTGgatttaatcatgtattttcaAATAACATACCTATAGATTCAGCATGGTTTAAATCTTTTAAGTGTGTTAATCGTCAAATGTATGAATTGGATTGGTTTAATAAAAGCTGTACCAAACCATCATTATCActttatgttaaattaaaaaaaatgcctGAGTTAGAAAATTATCTTACTGTTAAAACTGATTTTCATGGTGCTCAATTGAAATTTAAGGCAAGGTCAAATACTCTTCAACTTGAAAGTAGATTAAGTAAATGGGATATGAATAATACTGGTAATTGTATGTTATGTAAGGATGAACCTGAAgatttatatcattttatgtTAAATTGTATAGTACTACAAGAAGTGCGAATTTCAGAATTTGAATGCTTGGAACAAAACCTTAATGATTCTGGTCTTTCAGATCTATGGAATTCACTCCAGTTAAATAATTCAGAGGTTATCTTAATGATTATACTTGGTGGTGATTGTTCTGTTCTCATTCCAACAATGTCGATTAATATGGTAAACAAAGCCCATGACATTCTTGATAAATTCTGCAAATCATATCTTAAGAAAGCATGGGCCTTTAAACAACGTCTAACATTATcgaatgatttttttaaattttttattgtatgtaagTTGGTTTAG